A window from Deinococcus koreensis encodes these proteins:
- a CDS encoding cupin domain-containing protein — MTETLQPVPRTHHLPGAVVTVLTGGEDTGGQWALLEYRVAPRFPGTPAHWHAETTEALYVLEGELSLSVDHARRPAGPGTFMRVPPGTVHRLSNDTDQPARFLVLVTPAGQEGYLGELAELIARSPTWPPEHPGVIERLTARYDQHPSLEP, encoded by the coding sequence ATGACCGAAACGCTGCAGCCCGTCCCACGCACCCACCACCTGCCCGGAGCAGTCGTCACGGTGCTGACCGGCGGCGAGGACACGGGCGGCCAGTGGGCCCTGCTGGAGTACCGGGTCGCGCCGCGGTTTCCCGGCACCCCCGCGCACTGGCACGCCGAGACCACCGAGGCGCTCTACGTGCTCGAAGGCGAGCTGAGCCTGAGCGTCGATCACGCGCGGCGGCCCGCCGGCCCCGGCACCTTCATGCGCGTGCCGCCCGGCACCGTCCACCGCCTGTCCAACGACACCGATCAGCCCGCGCGCTTCCTGGTGCTGGTGACGCCGGCGGGCCAGGAGGGCTACCTGGGGGAGCTGGCCGAGCTGATCGCCCGCTCGCCCACGTGGCCCCCCGAGCACCCCGGCGTGATCGAGCGCCTGACTGCCCGCTACGACCAGCACCCCAGCCTGGAACCCTGA
- a CDS encoding AfsR/SARP family transcriptional regulator, with translation MSAWPTPTPSAPTFDLDELTQPPRCAAQLIGAPTWHQQGAVIPLARKAAALLAMLAFDGSATRVGTMALLWPETPEDTARNNLVQLRRKLRDLAGHEVVLGREVLSLSPLVPTDIVLDGPPLQVVPDGELLHGQRYDDCPDLELCVLEWRERLDTRRFWQLRSLSDWYERQGQLEAAVRHVTRWLRLDPCSEDAHGRLMRLYALSGNRHRAVQVYCALERTLRAHLDVAPLPATQRLLQSLLAGGDGLPA, from the coding sequence ATGAGCGCCTGGCCGACCCCCACCCCGTCCGCCCCGACCTTCGACCTCGACGAGCTGACCCAGCCGCCCCGCTGCGCCGCGCAGCTGATCGGCGCGCCCACCTGGCACCAGCAGGGCGCCGTGATCCCCCTGGCCCGCAAGGCGGCGGCGCTGCTGGCGATGCTGGCCTTCGACGGCTCCGCGACCCGTGTGGGCACCATGGCGCTGCTATGGCCCGAGACGCCCGAGGACACCGCTCGCAACAACCTGGTGCAGCTGCGGCGCAAGCTGCGCGATCTGGCCGGCCACGAGGTCGTGCTGGGCCGCGAGGTGCTGAGCCTCAGCCCGCTGGTGCCCACCGACATCGTGCTGGACGGGCCTCCTCTGCAGGTCGTGCCGGACGGCGAACTCCTGCACGGACAGCGCTACGACGACTGCCCGGATCTGGAGCTGTGTGTGCTGGAGTGGCGCGAGCGGCTGGACACCCGGCGCTTCTGGCAGCTGCGGTCGCTGAGCGACTGGTACGAGCGCCAGGGGCAGCTGGAGGCCGCCGTGCGGCACGTCACGCGCTGGCTGAGGCTCGATCCCTGCTCGGAAGACGCCCACGGCCGCCTGATGCGCCTGTACGCCCTGAGCGGCAACCGCCACCGCGCCGTGCAGGTCTACTGCGCCCTGGAGCGCACCCTGCGCGCGCACCTCGATGTGGCCCCGCTGCCCGCCACGCAGCGCCTCCTCCAGAGCCTGCTGGCCGGCGGCGACGGGCTGCCCGCCTGA
- a CDS encoding phytanoyl-CoA dioxygenase family protein, which translates to MQFFDEHGYLLLRQWVTGELLARLQAAGDAWIDDGQRQPPGDDYNFARRAHGEVLFRVNYLHDRGQPASLELLGSPQVLGVAESLCGRNFVPTYESMVFKQTGDGEQIPWHQDAVHPRAYRIFNFDLYLDRSVIGGGALRVVPGTQRRVLDVCEIRDTYGWDAPGVLQLEMEPGDVLLHDVMVLHGSESTLGHARRRTVYYEFRAAEEILADCPWDREWIDRRLRLVPMGLRHHARAFPGAPQFGWQVSPEFRPVPLGDEGAELKVAHLVHTSGSYCSPGDAIRSS; encoded by the coding sequence GTGCAGTTCTTCGACGAGCACGGGTACCTGCTGCTCCGGCAGTGGGTGACCGGCGAGCTGCTCGCCCGCCTGCAGGCGGCGGGGGACGCCTGGATCGACGACGGCCAGCGCCAGCCGCCCGGCGACGACTACAACTTCGCCCGCCGCGCCCACGGCGAGGTGCTCTTCCGCGTGAACTACCTGCACGACAGGGGGCAGCCGGCATCCCTGGAACTGCTGGGCAGCCCCCAGGTGCTGGGCGTGGCGGAGAGCCTGTGTGGCCGGAACTTCGTGCCGACCTACGAGAGCATGGTATTCAAGCAGACCGGCGACGGCGAACAGATTCCCTGGCATCAGGACGCGGTGCACCCCCGGGCCTACCGGATCTTCAACTTCGACCTGTACCTCGACCGCTCGGTGATCGGCGGCGGCGCCCTGCGGGTGGTGCCCGGCACCCAGCGCCGAGTCCTCGACGTCTGCGAAATCCGCGACACCTACGGCTGGGACGCGCCCGGCGTGCTGCAACTGGAGATGGAGCCGGGCGACGTGCTGCTGCACGACGTCATGGTGCTGCACGGCAGCGAGTCCACCCTCGGCCACGCGCGCCGGCGCACCGTGTACTACGAGTTCCGCGCGGCCGAGGAGATCCTGGCCGACTGCCCCTGGGATCGGGAGTGGATCGACCGGCGCCTGCGGCTGGTGCCCATGGGGCTCCGGCACCATGCACGGGCCTTTCCTGGGGCTCCGCAGTTCGGCTGGCAGGTCTCGCCCGAGTTCCGTCCGGTGCCCCTGGGAGACGAAGGGGCAGAACTCAAGGTGGCCCACCTCGTCCACACGTCGGGATCGTACTGCAGCCCCGGGGACGCGATCAGGTCGTCCTGA
- a CDS encoding asparaginase, translated as MTLPEPGQVTYTRAGLAESRHEVHLAVVDARGDLWAGCGDPDLLSFPRSSSKPVQALPLALAAPELPQDELAIACASHAGTPGHLAVVRRLLERSGSAEGDLRCGSHPPFDPGAAADLIRRGEAPTPLHHNCSGKHAGMLLACALLGWPREGYTQPDHPLQRRIRELHAGLADLPLDAVQMGTDGCSVPAFALPLVGAARLFARLAAPAGPHAAGLERVFQAMRHHPDLIAGPGRLDTTLMPLVPGLATKMGAEAFYGLALRDTPHGPLGVAFKVLDGGERARPHVALAILEALGLPLTAELRALAPATQHNWAGREVGHVQVRLPLIRA; from the coding sequence ATGACCCTTCCCGAGCCCGGCCAGGTGACCTACACGCGTGCGGGGCTGGCCGAGAGCCGCCACGAGGTTCACCTGGCCGTGGTGGACGCGCGAGGAGACCTGTGGGCCGGCTGCGGTGACCCCGACCTGCTCTCCTTTCCGCGCAGCAGTTCCAAGCCGGTGCAGGCCCTGCCGCTGGCCCTGGCGGCGCCCGAACTCCCGCAGGACGAACTCGCCATCGCCTGCGCCAGCCACGCGGGCACCCCCGGCCATCTGGCGGTGGTGCGCCGCCTGCTGGAACGCTCCGGAAGCGCGGAGGGGGATCTGCGGTGCGGCAGCCACCCGCCCTTCGACCCCGGCGCGGCGGCCGACCTGATCCGGCGCGGGGAGGCTCCAACGCCGCTGCACCACAACTGTTCCGGCAAACATGCCGGAATGCTGCTGGCCTGCGCGCTCCTCGGCTGGCCGCGGGAGGGGTACACGCAGCCGGATCACCCGCTGCAGCGCCGCATCCGGGAGCTGCACGCCGGGCTGGCTGATCTGCCTCTGGACGCTGTGCAGATGGGCACCGACGGCTGCAGCGTGCCGGCCTTCGCCCTGCCGCTGGTGGGCGCCGCGCGGCTCTTCGCCCGGCTGGCGGCGCCGGCGGGCCCCCACGCCGCCGGCCTGGAACGGGTCTTCCAGGCGATGCGGCACCACCCGGATCTGATCGCCGGCCCCGGCCGGCTCGACACGACCCTGATGCCGCTCGTTCCCGGTCTGGCCACCAAGATGGGCGCGGAAGCCTTCTACGGCCTGGCGCTGCGCGACACGCCCCACGGCCCGCTGGGCGTGGCCTTCAAGGTGCTCGACGGCGGCGAGCGGGCCCGGCCGCACGTGGCGCTGGCGATTCTGGAAGCCCTGGGGCTCCCCCTGACCGCAGAGCTGCGTGCCCTGGCTCCGGCCACCCAGCACAACTGGGCCGGGCGCGAGGTGGGCCACGTGCAGGTGCGGCTGCCGCTAATCCGCGCCTGA
- a CDS encoding DoxX family protein — MTSLSSGVPTRQPPHLGEPGLAQRLFADPRLAPLWLLLRVYVGWMWLEAAWGKLTNPAGVWVGAKAGAAVSGFLTGALNKTAGEHPDVQGWYAWFIEHVALPNAALFSYLVAYGELIVGVSLILGLFTGVAAFLGGFLNANFLLAGTVSSNPLLFILATWIVLGWRVAGWWGLDRWILPRLGVRTETPEGAVRPR, encoded by the coding sequence ATGACCAGCCTGAGTTCCGGAGTGCCTACCCGCCAGCCCCCCCATCTGGGCGAACCGGGCCTGGCCCAGCGGCTCTTCGCCGACCCACGGCTGGCCCCGCTGTGGCTGCTCCTGCGCGTGTATGTCGGCTGGATGTGGCTGGAGGCCGCCTGGGGCAAGCTGACCAACCCCGCCGGGGTCTGGGTGGGCGCGAAGGCGGGAGCGGCCGTGAGCGGCTTTCTGACCGGCGCCCTGAACAAGACGGCCGGCGAGCATCCGGACGTCCAGGGCTGGTATGCCTGGTTCATCGAGCACGTCGCGCTGCCGAACGCAGCCCTGTTTTCCTACCTGGTGGCCTACGGCGAACTGATCGTCGGGGTGTCGCTGATCCTCGGGCTGTTCACGGGCGTGGCCGCCTTCCTGGGCGGGTTCCTGAACGCCAATTTCCTGCTGGCCGGCACGGTGTCCAGCAACCCGCTGCTGTTCATCCTGGCGACCTGGATCGTGCTGGGCTGGCGCGTCGCCGGCTGGTGGGGCCTGGATCGCTGGATTCTGCCGCGGCTGGGCGTTCGCACCGAGACGCCTGAAGGAGCGGTCAGGCCACGGTAG
- a CDS encoding universal stress protein, with protein MFERILVTTDGSPFANLALPVAADLARRYGATLTVLHVVPGPVALTEGAAYAFDYDTERRRQLALGQQILEEAKARIDLPGVQLISREGLRTDEIIAQEVGRGAFQLVVMSTHGRSGLAHFFLGSVAEGLLRRVQVPVFLVRAPEPATAHGDTVHGDSGHADTAPQEART; from the coding sequence ATGTTCGAACGCATCCTGGTCACGACCGACGGCAGTCCGTTCGCCAATCTCGCCCTGCCTGTCGCGGCCGATCTGGCCCGCAGGTACGGCGCCACCCTGACCGTGCTTCACGTCGTCCCCGGCCCGGTCGCCCTGACCGAGGGGGCCGCCTACGCCTTCGACTACGACACCGAGCGCCGGCGGCAGCTCGCGCTGGGTCAGCAGATTCTGGAAGAGGCGAAAGCCCGGATCGACCTGCCGGGCGTCCAGCTGATCAGCCGTGAAGGCCTGCGTACCGACGAGATCATCGCGCAGGAGGTGGGCAGGGGAGCCTTCCAGCTGGTGGTCATGAGCACCCACGGCCGCAGCGGCCTGGCGCACTTCTTCCTGGGCAGCGTGGCCGAGGGCCTGCTGCGCCGGGTGCAGGTGCCGGTCTTCCTGGTGCGTGCGCCCGAACCAGCCACCGCTCACGGGGACACGGTTCATGGGGACTCCGGCCATGCAGACACCGCCCCCCAGGAGGCCCGCACATGA
- a CDS encoding universal stress protein yields the protein MFRRLLVPVDFSACSLQAARHACAMTRMVGGSLILLHVLDGRVTAEQAGGQLALLGNEARHPPQLRVVPSVASDVALTILDVAHSERADLLILGTHGRNDLGSGVLGQVAHRLVLAADLPVHLVPERLRALAPHARWLVSTPEP from the coding sequence GTGTTCCGGCGCCTGCTCGTCCCCGTTGACTTCAGTGCCTGCAGCCTGCAGGCCGCCCGGCACGCCTGCGCCATGACGCGCATGGTCGGCGGCTCGCTGATCCTGCTGCACGTGCTCGACGGCCGGGTCACGGCCGAACAGGCGGGCGGCCAGCTGGCGCTGCTGGGCAACGAGGCCCGCCACCCTCCCCAGCTCCGGGTGGTGCCGTCGGTCGCCTCGGACGTCGCCCTGACCATTCTGGACGTGGCCCACAGCGAACGGGCCGACCTGCTCATTCTGGGCACCCACGGCCGGAACGATCTGGGCAGCGGCGTGCTGGGTCAGGTCGCCCACCGGCTGGTACTGGCCGCCGACCTGCCGGTGCACCTCGTGCCGGAGCGCCTGCGGGCGCTGGCCCCACATGCCCGTTGGCTGGTGTCCACGCCTGAGCCGTGA
- a CDS encoding zinc-dependent alcohol dehydrogenase family protein, whose amino-acid sequence MRALVYSQFQTPPELVTVPDPVPPPGGVVVRVEATGVCRSDWHGWMGHDPDIRLPHVPGHELAGTVVAVGAGIRSWQAGDRVTVPFVSGCGRCEQCQAGHQQVCDDQFQPGFTHWGSFAEYVALRSAEHNLVRLPESLDFVTAAGLGCRFATSFRALVQQGRVRAGEWVAVHGCGGVGLSAVMIAHALGAGVIAVDIDDAALALARELGAEHTLGRQTPDVPAAIRELTGGGAHVSLDALGSPQTCAQSIESLRTRGRHVQVGLLLADERQPALPMNRVIARELELYGSHGMAAHTYPEMLGLIERGVLRPERLIGRRISLKEGIQALSGMGAFGQQGVTVIDRLGAV is encoded by the coding sequence ATGCGCGCCCTCGTGTACTCGCAGTTCCAGACCCCACCCGAACTCGTGACCGTGCCCGACCCGGTGCCGCCGCCCGGCGGCGTGGTGGTTCGGGTCGAGGCCACCGGCGTGTGCCGCTCGGACTGGCACGGCTGGATGGGGCACGACCCGGACATCCGGCTGCCCCACGTGCCCGGCCATGAACTGGCGGGCACGGTCGTGGCGGTGGGGGCGGGCATCCGGAGCTGGCAGGCCGGCGACCGGGTCACCGTACCCTTCGTGTCGGGCTGCGGGCGCTGCGAGCAGTGTCAGGCCGGACACCAGCAGGTCTGCGACGACCAGTTCCAGCCCGGCTTCACCCACTGGGGTTCGTTCGCCGAATACGTCGCGCTGCGCAGCGCCGAGCACAACCTGGTGCGGCTGCCCGAGAGCCTGGACTTCGTCACGGCGGCCGGCCTGGGCTGCCGCTTCGCCACGTCGTTCCGGGCGCTGGTGCAGCAGGGCCGGGTGCGCGCCGGCGAGTGGGTGGCGGTACACGGCTGCGGCGGCGTGGGCCTCTCGGCCGTGATGATCGCGCACGCCCTGGGGGCCGGCGTGATCGCGGTGGACATCGACGACGCGGCCCTCGCGCTGGCCCGGGAGCTGGGCGCGGAGCACACCCTGGGCCGCCAGACCCCGGATGTGCCCGCCGCCATCCGGGAGCTGACCGGCGGTGGGGCCCACGTCTCGCTCGACGCCCTGGGCTCGCCCCAGACCTGCGCGCAGTCCATCGAGAGCCTGCGCACCCGGGGCCGGCACGTGCAGGTGGGCCTGCTGCTGGCCGACGAGCGCCAGCCCGCCCTGCCGATGAACCGGGTGATCGCCCGCGAGCTCGAACTGTACGGCTCCCACGGCATGGCCGCCCACACGTATCCCGAGATGCTGGGCCTGATCGAGCGCGGCGTCCTGCGTCCCGAACGCCTGATCGGACGCCGCATCTCGCTGAAGGAAGGCATTCAGGCCCTGAGCGGCATGGGCGCCTTCGGGCAGCAGGGGGTCACGGTGATCGACCGGCTGGGAGCGGTGTGA